A genomic window from Salvelinus namaycush isolate Seneca chromosome 5, SaNama_1.0, whole genome shotgun sequence includes:
- the LOC120047151 gene encoding collagen alpha-1(XXVIII) chain-like, producing the protein MTTCSMEVAFILDSSESAKTLLFEKQKSFVLHFSTRLTMLQLSGWTLKLRMAALQYSSSVSVEHSFTAWQDLDVFHSRVSSMAYIGHGTYSTYAITNATQLFTQETKEDSVRVAVLMTDGADHPRNPDVIGAAADAKGSGVKLIAIGLSDLARQSQNSAKLRAIASTPAKQFVHSLTDPQLEEKLLKELGAIALEAGEIGDCGTPGDKGDEGPGGPPGPRGPRGDQGVNGPPGDQGPEGQTGPKGDQGTTGASGPAGDIGIGFPGPKGAKGIQGRPGTLGPIGIGEPGQPGPPGLAGAQGNQGAVGEGLAGPKGDRGYEGPRGERGLTGVGVKGDKGNPGQLGSQGPVGMPGTGIQGEKGNQGPVGPPGPRGNPGVGLMGQKGSQGFSGEPGIPGESGVGEPGPKGDPGSEGLPGIPGLSGEDGDIGQKGDIGLHGPRGPDGAPGKGVPGEKGDRGERGSRGQLGAVGPVGQMGAKGEPGRAGRAGTNGPPGRGLPGIKGDPGAVGPPGHVGEPGIGITGPKGERGLPGPIGPPGLEGEGLPGTPGAPGVPGLTGEIGPEGKGLPGPKGDRGTPGPTGLAGAPGVGLMGPKGSAGQIGAPGPQGLPGEGIQGPKGESGFQGTTGPRGPPGQGIQGDKGDRGFVGERGRKGDGGETGETGAAGPLGRLGEKGEPGLTREEVIKLVRSICGCGVKCRESPLELVFVIDSSESVGPDNFNVVKDFVNALVDRASVSRETTRVGVVLYSHINMVVVSLHQQASRDQVKKTVRTMTYLGEGTFTGSAIHQANQVFRAARPGVRKVAIVITDGQADERDSVRLEEAVKEANGSNIETFVIGVVNQSDPLYEEFKKELHLMASDPDREHVYLIDDFKTLPALESKLLSRICESDGGAQFSSIPSSRYSPGTPGQAGIVRETPERTDTDTPTFNGDFKKTQMVPGPPGESDRVFIPQGPQTGDRDNSETNRVPSFDREPFKRLPEFLLPSEMKNPSHSVVMTGSQAPTQRPLPVVKLPGLPPTSPPTSPPLPQDALIADERCGQTLDPGPCRNYFVKWYYDTTANACAQFWFGGCQGNQNRFESEKSCKKTCVKV; encoded by the exons ATGACAACATGCTCCATGGAGGTGGCCTTCATTCTGGACAGTTCGGAGAGCGCCAAGACCTTGCTGTTCGAGAAGCAGAAGTCCTTTGTTCTGCATTTCAGCACTCGTCTCACCATGCTCCAGTTGTCTGGATGGACCCTAAAGCTGCGGATGGCTGCTCTCCAGTACAGCAGCTCCGTGTCTGTAGAGCACAGCTTCACTGCCTGGCAGGACCTGGATGTGTTCCACAGCAGAGTCAGCTCCATGGCCTACATTGGCCATGGCACCTACTCCACCTACGCCATCACCAACGCCACACAACTCTTCACCCAGGAGACCAAGGAGGACAGCGTCAGGGTGGCGGTGCTCATGACCGACGGTGCTGATCATCCGAGGAACCCTGATGTGATCGGAGCAGCGGCGGATGCTAAGGGTAGTGGTGTGAAGCTCATTGCTATAGGGTTGTCGGACCTGGCCCGCCAGAGCCAGAACAGTGCCAAACTCCGGGCTATCGCCAGCACTCCGGCCAAGCAATTCGTCCACAGTCTCACTGACCCCCAGCTAGAGGAGAAGTTACTGAAAGAGTTG GGTGCAATAGCGCTTGAGGCG GGGGAGATAGGAGACTGTGGCACCCCTGGGGATAAAGGAGATGAA GGCCCCGGAGGACCTCCTGGCCCACGGGGACCCAGAGGAGACCAG GGTGTTAACGGACCACCCGGGGACCAGGGTCCGGAGGGCCAAACAGGACCTAAA GGGGACCAAGGAACCACCGGTGCATCTGGACCAGCAGGGGACATTGGCATTGGGTTCCCAGGTCCAAAG GGGGCCAAAGGAATTCAGGGAAGACCAGGAACCCTTGGTCCCATTGGAATTGGAGAGCCAGGACAGCCA GGACCCCCAGGACTTGCTGGAGCACAGGGTAACCAGGGAGCTGTTGGGGAGGGGCTCGCTGGCCCAAAG GGGGATCGAGGCTACGAGGGCCCCAGAGGTGAGCGTGGTCTCACTGGTGTTGGGGTCAAAGGTGATAAG GGAAATCCTGGACAGCTTGGATCACAAGGACCGGTGGGAATGCCAGGGACAGGAATTCAAGGAGAAAAG GGGAACCAAGGGCCAGTTGGCCCTCCAGGCCCCAGAGGGAATCCAGGTGTGGGACTTATGGGCCAAAAG GGAAGCCAAGGCTTCTCAGGTGAGCCTGGAATCCCAGGGGAGAGCGGTGTTGGGGAGCCAGGACCTAAA GGAGACCCAGGATCGGAGGGGTTGCCTGGTATTCCGGGCCTCTCTGGAGAGGATGGAGACATAGGACAGAAG GGTGACATTGGGTTACATGGGCCCAGGGGACCTGATGGGGCACCCGGAAAAGGTGTCCCTGGAGAAAAG GGAGACCGAGGGGAGCGGGGCTCCAGGGGCCAGCTAGGGGCAGTAGGGCCTGTGGGGCAAATGGGGGCCAAG GGTGAACCCGGACGTGCTGGACGAGCAGGTACAAACGGACCACCTGGGCGGGGGTTACCCGGTATCAAG GGGGACCCTGGTGCAGTAGGCCCACCCGGACATGTTGGTGAACCAGGAATAGGAATCACTGGACCGAAG GGGGAGAGAGGGCTACCAGGGCCCATTGGTCCACCTGGGCTTGAAGGGGAAGGCCTTCCTGGAACTCCA GGAGCCCCTGGAGTACCAGGACTGACGGGTGAGATTGGACCAGAAGGAAAAGGTTTACCTGGTCCTAAG GGAGACCGTGGAACTCCAGGCCCCACAGGACTAGCTGGAGCACCAGGAGTTGGGCTAATGGGCCCCAAG GGGTCAGCTGGTCAGATTGGAGCACCGGGTCCCCAGGGACTGCCTGGAGAGGGCATTCAAGGACCAAAG GGGGAGTCAGGATTCCAGGGGACCACGGGCCCCAGGGGGCCCCCAGGACAGGGTATTCAAGGGGATAAG ggagacagggggTTCGTGGGTGAACGAGGCAGAAAGGGGGACggtggagagactggagagacagGAGCTGCTGGACCTTTG GGCAGACTGGGAGAAAAAGGGGAACCTGGCCTAACA AGAGAGGAGGTCATCAAACTGGTCAGATCTATATGTG GATGTGGGGTGAAGTGCCGTGAGAGCCCACTGGAGTTGGTCTTTGTGATTGACAGCTCAGAGAGTGTGGGCCCTGACAACTTCAACGTGGTTAAGGACTTTGTGAACGCTCTGGTCGACCGTGCCTCCGTGAGCCGGGAGACCACTCGCGTCGGGGTAGTCCTCTACAGCCACATCAACATGGTGGTGGTCAGTCTGCACCAGCAAGCCAGCCGGGACCAG GTGAAGAAGACGGTCCGCACAATGACCTACCTGGGCGAAGGCACCTTCACGGGCAGCGCCATACATCAGGCCAACCAGGTGTTCCGGGCGGCCAGGCCCGGGGTGAGGAAAGTGGCCATAGTGATCACAGATGGACAGGCGGACGAGAGGGACTCTGTGAGGCTGGAGGAGGCAGTGAAAGAGGCCAATGGCAGTAACATTGAGACGTTTGTCATCGGGGTGGTGAACCAGAGTGATCCGCTGTACGAGGAGTTTAAGAAAGAGCTCCACCTCATGGCCTCTGACCCAGACAGGGAACACGTCTACCTGATTGATGACTTCAAGACACTTCCTG CCCTTGAGAGCAAGCTGCTGAGTCGGATCTGTGAGAGTGATGGCGGGGCCCAATTCAGCTCCATCCCTAGCTCCAGATACTCCCCCGGAACCCCTGGACAAGCCGGGATTGTCAGGGAAACCCCAGAGAGGACTGATACTGACACACCGACTTTCAATGGAGACTTTAAAAAAACACAGATGGTG CCAGGTCCACCAGGAGAGTCAGACAGAGTCTTTATCCCACAGGGCCCCCAGACCGGGGACCGAGATAACTCGGAGACCAACAGGGTCCCATCCTTTGACAGGGAACCCTTCAAGCGCCTACCAGAGTTCCTTCTTCCGTCAGAGATGAAGAACCCCTCCCACAGTGTGGTCATGACGGGCTCCCAGGCCCCCACCCAGAGGCCCCTTCCCGTAGTAAAGCTACCCGGGCTCCCCCCAACCTCTCCCCCAACCTCTCCACCTCTGCCCCAGGATGCTTTAATAGCGG ATGAGAGATGTGGACAGACTCTGGACCCCGGGCCTTGCAGGAATTACTTTGTGAAGTGGTACTATGACACTACGGCTAATGCCTGTGCCCAGTTCTGGTTCGGAGGCTGTCAGGGAAACCAAAACCGATTTGAGTCGGAGAAGAGCTGCAAAAAAACCTGTGTTAAGGTCTAA